The following coding sequences are from one Eleginops maclovinus isolate JMC-PN-2008 ecotype Puerto Natales chromosome 11, JC_Emac_rtc_rv5, whole genome shotgun sequence window:
- the spry4 gene encoding protein sprouty homolog 4 — MESRVPHHIPGVSSSLISQPLLDSRVPYGRLQHPLTIYPIDQIKSSHVENDYIDSPAVVSQQPPSQKSVNRRITWLGQNQDAFLGANHNHHHNHQHQQGRCEPHSHQDTTTHPWISFSGRPSSISSSSSTSSDQRLLDHAAPTPTVDHHPNLHPHQGPVNTTTTQTPGCFPSAESKVLTSSSSASSCSSSSKSLDLKSAKMPAGGVCTNGGQQGLALIPSSPAEKKHLVLCEHCGKCRCTECTLPRTLPSCWVCNQECLCSAQSLVDTATCMCLVKGIFYHCTEDEDDEGSCADKPCSCSQANCCARWSFMAALSVVLPCLVCYLPATGLAKLGQKCYDNVSRPGCRCKNSQGGVSAPVCKSGVEAKVGTIEKQQQQGS, encoded by the coding sequence ATGGAGTCCAGGGTTCCCCACCACATCCCCGGagtgtcctcctctctcatATCCCAGCCCCTCCTGGACAGCAGAGTGCCATACGGCCGTCTTCAGCACCCTCTCACCATCTACCCAATCGACCAGATAAAGTCCTCGCATGTGGAAAACGACTACATCGACAGCCCGGCTGTTGTCTCCCAGCAGCCACCAAGCCAGAAGTCTGTGAACCGTAGAATCACCTGGCTTGGTCAGAATCAGGATGCTTTTCTTGGGGCAAACCACAACCACCATCACAATCATCAACACCAGCAAGGCAGGTGTGAGCCCCACTCCCACCAGGATACCACCACCCACCCTTGGATTTCCTTCAGTGGGAGGCCCAGCTctatcagcagcagcagcagcacctcgTCTGATCAGAGGCTGCTGGACCACGCTGCGCCTACCCCAACAGTAGACCACCATCCAAACCTGCACCCCCACCAGGGCCCCGTCAACACAACCACAACCCAAACTCCAGGCTGCTTCCCTTCTGCTGAATCAAAAGTCctgacctcctcttcctctgcttcctcctgcTCATCTTCCTCTAAATCACTGGACCTTAAGTCTGCAAAGATGCCTGCAGGAGGCGTGTGCACCAATGGAGGCCAGCAGGGTTTGGCGCTGATCCCTTCATCCCCGGCCGAGAAGAAGCACCTTGTTCTCTGCGAGCACTGCGGGAAGTGCCGATGCACGGAGTGTACGCTCCCCCGAACCCTACCCTCTTGCTGGGTCTGCAACCAGGAGTGCCTGTGCTCTGCTCAGAGTCTGGTGGATACAGCCACCTGCATGTGCCTGGTCAAAGGGATCTTCTACCACTGCACCGAGGATGAGGATGACGAGGGTTCATGTGCCGACAAGCCCTGCTCATGCTCCCAGGCTAACTGTTGCGCACGCTGGTCCTTCATGGCTGCCCTTTCAGTTGTCCTGCCTTGCCTGGTCTGCTATCTGCCAGCAACTGGTCTGGCCAAACTGGGACAGAAGTGTTACGACAATGTAAGCAGGCCTGGCTGCCGCTGCAAGAACTCACAGGGTGGTGTGAGTGCCCCTGTGTGTAAAAGCGGCGTGGAGGCAAAAGTTGGGACAatagagaagcagcagcagcaagggTCATGA